Within the Osmerus mordax isolate fOsmMor3 chromosome 6, fOsmMor3.pri, whole genome shotgun sequence genome, the region CCCATCAATAAATACAGATGTAATAAAAAGGTAAAGAAATGAAACACTTGTAAGCGTGATATAATTTTCTCCCAGTATGATTATGCAAGAGTGTCTCTTCTGCAAACTGTCCACAGTGTTGTTGACCTCCTGGACGACAGAGTCGGGTTGCCTGGTTGCACTTCCAGCAAGACaggcttattatgggatacatacAGATCACAGACGTCAAATGATGGAAATCTTTCAATCCATTTTTACCTCATAACTACTTGTCAGGGCTGTCAGTCACTTGTTGAGAAATGGTTGAGAAATCTGAGAAACTTATGTTGTCAAACACTGAACAAATGTTGGAtatcataatgtgtgtgttgtctctaaACTCATAAATATTAGAAAATGCAATTTAGGGTGGGCACAATTTGATCACCTTCCAGCCTGGGGTGCTTTCATTCCTGTGTTATGAGTTGTTTGAATGAAAGCAGTCATGAATGCACATCTCACCAGCTCAAACTCCCCTCCGGGTTCACCCCTTTACTCTGTGAGTAAGGGTCACGTCAAACACAGGAGTAACCGAACTCCAGGTTGTTCAAACAGAGTGGATTACTTCAGAGTCACCGTTACTGATTAGACAAAGGCCAGACCGCCTGCTGAAGAACAGCATAAGTACCTGGGCCAGCGTGGACCTCCCCAGCTAGCCCGAAGCAGCCTCAGGAGAACATGGCCTTCAGTGGAACGTGGCAGGTGTACGCTCAGGAGAACTACGAGGAGTTCCTCAGAGCCATCTGTGAGTGAGCCTGTCACTCAGACACACTGGGGGCGCTGGGGATGATTTCACCCTAACCCCtctaccctaatcctaaccctaagtCTTtatccccacccccagcccttccagaAGATGTCATCAAGCTGGCCAAGGACATCAAGCCTGTGACAGAGATCCAGCAAAATGGCAACGACTTTGTCATCACCTCCAAAACCCCTGGCAAGTCTGTCACCAACTCCTTCACCATCGGCAAAGAGGCTGAGATCACAACCATGGATGGCAAAAAGCTGAAGGTACGCTAGCAGGCTGTCTGGGGTTCGTACCAGGTCTGTAGCAGGTCTGTAGCAGGTCTGTACCAGGTCTGTAGCAGGTCTGTACCAGGTCTGtctgtacctgtctctctcctgctgtcctgtctctctctccctgctgtcctgtctctctctcctgctgtcctgtctctctcctgctgtcctgtctctctcctgctgtcctgtctctctctcctgctgtcctgtctctctctgtcctgctgtcctgtctctctcctgctgtcctgattctctctcctgctgtcctgtctctctctccctgctgtcctgtctctctcctgctgtcctgtctatctctcctgctgtcctgtctctctctcctgctgtcctgtctctctctccctgctgtcctgtctctctctcctgctgtcctgtctctctcctgctgtcctgtctctctctcctgctgtcctgtctctctctgtcctgctgtcctgtctctctcctgctgtcctgtctctctctcctgctgtcctgtatctctctcctgctgtccggtctctctctccctgctgtcctgtctctctcctgctgtcctgtccatctctcctgctgtcctgtctctctgtcctgctgtcctgtctctctcctgctgtcctgattctctctcctgctgtcctgtctctctccctgctgtcttgtctctctcctgctgtcctgtctatctctcctgctgtcctgtctctctccctgctgtcctgtctctctctcctgctgtcctgtctctctcctgctgtcctgtctctctctctgctgtcctgtctctctcctgctgtcctgtctctctctctctctgctgtcctgtctctctctctgctgtcctgtctctctcctgctgtcctgtctctctctctgctgtcctgtctctctctctgctgtcctgtctctctcttgctgtcctgtctctctcttgctgtcctgtctctctcctgctgtcctgtctctctcctgctgtcctgtctctctcctgctgtcctgtctctctccttgctgTCTGAGGGAAAAAAGCCAGAAAAGCCacattatagttttttttacttaaGTTACTAAAGCGCAACTAAATGAACTAAATATTAAATGTAAATAGCAACACTGTATTCAATCCATTCATGTTCTCTgtgaccctgtctcccctgaACTTTGACATCTAGTGCATTGTCAAGATGGAGGGTGGCAAGATGGTGTGCAACACAGAGAAGTTCTCCCATGTCCAGGAGCTcaagggaggagagatgtgggAGGTTGGTAATGTTGTCACTGTCTGTGGCATTCCAGAGCTTCCACAATCCCTCAGCTTACACAGTTTTCAATTGCAACGAGTATGTGTATAATAAAGCTGTATGTGATTTGGAAATGATGACTATTGATGCGATATTTCCTTCTGCTGCAGACTCTAACGGTGGGATCCACATCGCTCATCAGGAAGAGCAAGAAGATGTGATCCTGGAGGGAGACATACTGGCTATTTAAATAAACTTGTTGCTTGACATTATCATCCGACTTGTCTGATTGTCTTTATAAACTACTTACACCAAGCAAGCGGAGAGGGGAACAATTGTTGTTATGTATGGAAGTTTATTAgaatctttattcaaatgaaaatgcatttttcaaacggcaattcaatgtgcaaagtggcaatgcaatccgcaattccaatggaaaaatatttgtctaatggcaattcaatgCGCAAATGACAATGCAATCCTCAATTCAGTTTGAACTATTTTGAATACAATTTTAACGAAAGCCTAATAGGCtacattgcatttcatattgacAGGGTTTGTTTACTCTTTATTCAAATGGGAATTCCATGTGGCAGCGAGACAGCACcactacattgctaactcctgtataaactacacaccagctagaacactgcgatcatcaaatgcaggcctattaaaggtcaccagaagcagtcataagaagattggtgaagcaaacactctagacatttttaaaagacagcttaaaacctacctttttaccaaagcatttaagtaattttatctcaaaagggttttcctacttgtattagttatattattgtagaatcttggtttagtaaatttgggtcattatttgacttgctatttttactttgtctaggtcagagttggcgaactctgatagcatacaagaactctggtcgcgtgaagtatttaaacaaatatgtaaaacaatctgtattcttgatctgaggcaaaggatccgttaagagagaatacggcccatactcttgacctggggaaaggatctgttaacagagtgtatggttttatatataggcctacagaccaggggtgaaccaaatgtatgtgtgttacttgtaatCCTACTTGTATTAGTTAttttattgtagaatcttggtttagtaaatttgggtcattatttgacttgctaattttactttgtctaggtcagagtcggcgaactctgatagcgtacaagaactctggtcgcgtgaagtatttaaacaaatatgtaaaacaatctgtattcttgatctgaggcaaaggatctgttaagagAATACGgaccatactcttgacctggggaaaggatctgttaacagagtgtatggttttatatatacagaccaggggtgaaccaaatgtatatgttacttttaagatgcatgtttaaagttgttttctctcttgaacagagatcttattgggatttttatttttgtttgaattgtttatcacttgtattattgtttttattgattttatgtaaagcaccttgagctacaattcttgtatgaaatgtgctatataaataaagtcttacttacttacttaccccATATTGTCTATTGCATTAACATTTACTTGTCACCTCGCTCTATTTGGTGCAGAATTCAAATGGATAAGCAATCTGTCGGTGACTTGTCAAGGCGTGTAGTTATGTGGGGGAAAAAACAAGACTTAACAATGTAAAAATACATTGAAATGTACTAGTAGCCTACCCCGACACGACGCACGTCGTTACGGGAAATTCGACTTCGACCACAAAAATTCCGAAGATGGAAACAATTGTACTTtctttcttattcttatttGCTTCTTTATAATAATAGTGTGGGGGCCGATGCCTGTAAAACAACATATGAAAGCATGATAAATGACGGACTGTCTCTATGTCTGAGCAGAATGTTAAAATGGCCGTGAGGTCAGTGATCACCTCCCTTCTCTTGGGAGCCAAACAGACTGCTGAGCATGCGCATTGCGGGAGTTTTGATTCCTTTCGGCAGCTCAAATCTTATTATTTCGTCCACCAAAAAGATTTGTTCACTGATTCATTTGCTGATTCGCGAACTATTTCCGGTGTTTCACTTATTTGCGGACAAATTGGTGAACTGAACAAACCTCAAGAACTGGCGGAAACAGTTCAGAACTGCTTCCTTATTTCTTGTATAGTTCATTCAATTCTCCTAAAGCAGAAGCTTAGGCAGAGACTAAAACGAACgaatcttttgggggggggagattcAGTTCATTTCGTTCACTTTAAAGATTCGTTCAAAAATAACGAATCGTTCGGGAATAACGCATCACTACCACCTTCTTCAGCGGCGAGACAGCCCGGAGCCACCCGCCTACAAGCCCGGAGTTACCGTCAACTGTAGTTACATTACTGTTACTGGTTAGATTTACCATGGCCAGGTATCTGAGGCCTCcaaacacctctctcttcattagAAACATCTCGGACGAATCCAGGTAGCTATAATCTTTGGCCTCTAACGTTATGCGGCTAGGCAAACTAGCTCGTATAGCtagctatagctagctagcgaatGGCTACACAGTGCTagtcgctagctagctaagatGATTGCTGGGTAATAGCGGTTATAAACTGTTTGAAGTTAGCGCTAGCTGGCTAGCCTTAGCAGGCTTCTAGAATCACGAGCATAAAGGAGTAAACGGTAGGCTAGCTGTCTTTTTATAAATATGCTATATGTAGTTAGCTACCTAGGAATTGTAGTGCTACAGTAGGCAGCTACAATCAAatgtagctagtctagctaggtATGATCTGAAATTGAAAGTTTTCAATCCAAAAACGACGATGCCTTGATACCAGCAATAAAGCTAGCCCAGTTAGCCTACTTCTGATAATGGGAGCTCATGTTATTTGAAACGCTGTTTGTGTTGCGGGTCAATTATGCTGCTACGCTTACACTTAAATATGTAAAAGCCCATGTCTTCGTACACGTATTGAATGCACGGTTAGTTACAGCTGGTTACACGGCATCCCAAAGTAACTTGGGCCGGTGTGTTACGTCAACACGCGGCTTTGCTGTGCAGAGATGCATCACCAGGAATGGTCCACACGGGCCACTGTAGGGATATCATGGATCCATCCAGATAGGTCTAAATGTCCTTATTTCACGACACTTCAGGCCAGAGGATTTACGTCGTGAGTTTGGTCGTTACGGGCCTATTGTAGATGTCTACATTCCGCTTGACTTCTATACTCGACGACCAAGAGGATTTGCTTACATTCAATATCCTTTATTCGCTGTGTGTCTGATGATTGCCACGTTCCACTGTTTTAGCtcaatgttttgtgtttgtgtgccgtaGCCAACATGTATTTGGGAATGCATAGGAAAAAGTTGAATGTCTGTTTAGCGTAATGCATACGGATGGGGAACTAAATGTAATTTACTTTAGTCACAACAGAATGTATCAAGGAGTGGTTTGATATCGCCTAACCAACGTTTCTTCTGTTGCCTTAGACATTGTAAAGACATACAGACCTGGAGTCGCCCACAGCAAAGAAAGTTGAAAGGCGGGTGTAGGGTAGAGGCAAGACAAAGGATTTCAGGAGACATGAAAATAGATGGAATTTGGAAAATAAAGAGAAATTTAAAGCATGAAGATacaaagaggagaaaagaggcacCAGAGTGGGTGTCCCGCCTCCCGTTTGTCtaccagagagaggaaaagagtttATTGGGCAAAGACAAGTCTCAAGTTCTTCTGACAAGCCGTTAAAGAGCATAAAGGCCAAGCTGAAGGTCAAAGGCCAAGCGTTTTAAAGGTAAAAAGCAAAATATTTGTATCCTATCAAATCCAGATCATCACCTCTGTGTTTGCATTCTCTCCAACCAAAAGGAAAAGTATCCGCATCCGATGTATTAAAGTGTTCGACTTTGTGATTGTACACTAAATCAAGACAAGACACTGATGTGATTTATTTGACTTTAACATGATCATCTTAGCTGTTTCAAATGTTCCCCCGTCAGTACTTCTGGCGctagttgtgtccttggtctgGCCGAGTGTTCAGGGTGTTTAGAAGCAGTGTTTAGGTTAGTTGTGTCCACACTCCGACCCTGCGTGGAATGCCTTAACTGTCGCCACGTTCGAAGACGTCCGCGATGCTGAGGACGCCTTGCACAacctggacaggaagtgggtgTGTGGACGGCAGATCGAGATCCAGTTTGCGCAGGGCGATCGTAAAAGTAAGACGTCATAATGTTTATTCTGTCAAATTGATTTTTATCTTATTAATATCTTGGCTGTAGCTGTGTGAGTAAACAGTTTACGATGAGACAACAGAAATGCATCTCAACTTGTTTTCAGACCctaaatgtataaatgtaaCGTATAGatgcattttttatatttaaggaTGGCGCACACaaagtttttttgtttactgtatg harbors:
- the fabp10a gene encoding fatty acid-binding protein 10-A, liver basic, yielding MAFSGTWQVYAQENYEEFLRAISLPEDVIKLAKDIKPVTEIQQNGNDFVITSKTPGKSVTNSFTIGKEAEITTMDGKKLKCIVKMEGGKMVCNTEKFSHVQELKGGEMWETLTVGSTSLIRKSKKM